A part of Rattus rattus isolate New Zealand chromosome 6, Rrattus_CSIRO_v1, whole genome shotgun sequence genomic DNA contains:
- the LOC116902934 gene encoding 60S ribosomal protein L21-like, with translation MTNTKGKRRGTRYMFSRPFRKHGVVPLATHMGIYKKGDIVDIKGMGTVQKGMPHKCYHGKTGRVYNVTQHALGIIVNKQVKGKILAKRINVRIEHIKHSKSRDSFLKRVKENDQKKKEAKEKGTWVQLKRQPLPPREAHCED, from the coding sequence atgacaaacacaaaaggaaagaggaggggtactcggtatatgttctctagaccttttaggaaacatggagtcgttCCTTTGGCCACACACATgggaatctacaagaagggtgatattgtagacatcaagggaatgggtactgttcaaaaaggaatgccccataagtgttaccatggcaaaaccggaagagtctacaatgtcacccagcatgccctgggcatcattgtaaacaaacaagttaagggcaagattctggccaagaggatcaatgtgcggattgagcacatcaagcactcaaagagcagagacagcttcctgaagcgggtgaaggagaacgatcagaagaaaaaggaagccaaagagaagggcacctgggttcagctgaagcgccagcctttgccacccagagaagcccactgtgaggactaa